One Fuerstiella marisgermanici DNA window includes the following coding sequences:
- a CDS encoding NAD(P)(+) transhydrogenase (Re/Si-specific) subunit beta, with protein MKPDLIDLIYLVAAILFVIGLKGLTKPRTAVRGNLIGALAMFIAVVVTMLHQDVISVTGLLVAIAIGSAAGVVLALKIEMTAMPQLVALFNGLGGGASVLVAGAYLAGNEFAARLASGDHFSDVLTATAASGLIGAITLSGSLVAFAKLQELKFIKDVSFPGQKILNLVLALASIGVGVLVVQQPGHANLWYWLMAALATGLGILLVISIGGADMPVVIALLNSYSGLAASATGFVLNNNLLIIAGSLVGASGLILTRIMCDAMNRSLWAVLFGTMQSGGSSQSDDDVYANVKSTSADEVAMMLEVAQTVVIVPGYGMAVAQAQHAVRDLTNKLLEKDIDVQFGIHPVAGRMPGHMNVLLAEADIDYERLKEMEEVNSMMDQVDVAIVLGANDVVNPLARTDPNSPIAGMPIIDVDKARTVVVVKRSLSPGFAGIANPLFAADNALMLFGDGKQAITEITKAFDES; from the coding sequence TTACCTTGTCGCCGCGATTCTGTTTGTGATCGGGCTGAAGGGTTTGACAAAGCCTCGTACGGCCGTGCGAGGCAACCTGATCGGTGCGCTGGCGATGTTTATCGCTGTCGTTGTGACGATGCTGCATCAGGACGTCATCAGCGTGACCGGGCTTCTGGTTGCCATCGCAATCGGATCGGCCGCTGGTGTTGTGCTGGCATTGAAGATTGAAATGACCGCGATGCCGCAACTGGTGGCGCTATTCAACGGGCTCGGTGGCGGAGCATCCGTGTTAGTCGCGGGAGCGTATCTTGCCGGCAACGAATTCGCAGCGAGACTGGCCAGCGGAGATCATTTTTCAGATGTGCTGACAGCCACGGCAGCGTCCGGACTGATCGGCGCGATCACTCTTTCAGGAAGTCTTGTTGCCTTCGCGAAGTTGCAGGAACTGAAGTTCATCAAGGACGTTTCATTTCCTGGTCAGAAGATTCTGAATCTGGTTTTGGCGCTCGCATCGATTGGTGTTGGCGTTCTGGTCGTGCAGCAGCCGGGGCACGCCAATCTTTGGTATTGGTTAATGGCTGCGTTGGCGACAGGGCTGGGGATTTTGCTGGTGATTTCGATTGGTGGTGCCGACATGCCGGTCGTGATTGCGTTGTTGAATTCGTATTCCGGACTGGCAGCTTCTGCGACAGGCTTCGTGCTGAACAACAATCTGTTGATTATCGCGGGCTCGCTGGTCGGAGCATCGGGGTTGATTCTGACTCGCATCATGTGCGACGCGATGAACCGTTCGTTGTGGGCTGTGTTGTTTGGCACGATGCAGTCTGGCGGAAGTTCGCAGTCTGACGACGACGTCTACGCGAACGTCAAATCCACGTCGGCTGACGAAGTCGCGATGATGCTTGAGGTCGCTCAGACGGTTGTGATTGTGCCAGGCTACGGCATGGCGGTCGCTCAGGCGCAGCACGCAGTCCGCGATCTCACGAACAAGCTTCTTGAAAAGGACATCGACGTTCAGTTTGGCATTCACCCGGTGGCGGGCCGTATGCCAGGACACATGAATGTGCTGCTGGCCGAGGCAGACATCGACTACGAACGCCTGAAAGAAATGGAAGAAGTGAATTCGATGATGGACCAGGTTGACGTCGCAATTGTTCTCGGCGCCAACGATGTGGTCAACCCGCTGGCTCGCACAGACCCAAACAGTCCGATCGCCGGCATGCCGATAATCGACGTCGATAAGGCTCGCACGGTCGTTGTCGTCAAACGCAGCCTCAGTCCCGGGTTTGCGGGCATCGCGAATCCGCTGTTTGCGGCCGACAATGCATTGATGCTGTTCGGCGACGGCAAGCAGGCGATTACAGAAATCACGAAGGCGTTTGACGAATCGTAA